A genomic window from Solanum stenotomum isolate F172 chromosome 10, ASM1918654v1, whole genome shotgun sequence includes:
- the LOC125842947 gene encoding uncharacterized mitochondrial protein AtMg00810-like: MTRIDISFDVQDLSQYNMHAPKESHMEATLRVVRYIKTALGLGLCMPSQSSKLLTAYCDSDWGTCVQSRKSVKGYLVKFGDVIISWKSKKQETVARSSAEAEFRSMASAELKSHGLLGYTRS, translated from the coding sequence ATGACCAGGATAGACATATCATTTGATGTTCAAGATTTGAGTCAGTATAATATGCATGCTCCAAAAGAGTCTCACATGGAAGCAACTCTCAGGGTAGTCAGATATATTAAAACAGCTTTGGGGTTAGGCTTGTGTATGCCTTCACAAAGCTCAAAATTACTAACTGCCTACTGTGACTCAGATTGGGGTACTTGTGTGCAATCAAGGAAATCTGTCAAAGGCTATCTTGTAAAATTTGGTGATGTTATTATCTCTTGGAAATCGAAGAAACAAGAGACTGTTGCTAGGAGTTCTGCTGAAGCTGAGTTCAGGAGCATGGCATCAGCAGAGCTGAAATCACATGGCTTATTGGGCTATACAAGGAGTTAG